A single region of the Duganella sp. BuS-21 genome encodes:
- a CDS encoding YbdD/YjiX family protein, which produces MLGEIAKAGRYLGQSVRLMMGLPDYDVYVSHRETTHPGEPYMTYEEFFRERQEARYGGAGKRGGCC; this is translated from the coding sequence ATGCTCGGCGAAATCGCCAAGGCCGGCCGCTATCTCGGCCAGAGCGTGCGGCTGATGATGGGCCTGCCCGACTACGATGTCTACGTCAGCCATCGCGAAACCACGCATCCGGGCGAGCCCTACATGACGTACGAGGAATTCTTCCGCGAACGCCAGGAGGCCCGCTACGGCGGCGCGGGCAAACGCGGCGGTTGCTGCTGA
- a CDS encoding glycosyltransferase — MKRTKILFVAEAVTLAHVGRPLALAQTLDRHRYDVHLACAPGYDMFFKGRDLTRWHLHSISSARFLAALAAGKPVYDTGTLEQYVLDDMRLLQAVRPDVVVGDFRLSLSVSARLAEVPYVGLINAYWSPYVQQHYRVPAIPLARVLPLPLADRLFNLVRPFAFALHSRPLNRVRRAYHMPSLGRDLRRIYTDADRVLYADIPEMFPAFDLPLTHSYLGPVTWSPPTELPLWWEKLPGGRDIVYVTLGSSGQGGLLPVVLQALAPLPVTVLAATAGKVDPGRVPDNARVADYLPGEQAARRSRLVICNGGSPTSQQALAAGVPVLGIAGNLDQYLNMDGVLRAGAGALLRSDRLVEKQLRTTALRLLEQPEPRAAAALVAQQLQRYDAGARLAGLLAQLQG; from the coding sequence ATGAAACGTACAAAAATCCTCTTCGTTGCCGAGGCCGTGACACTGGCGCATGTGGGCCGGCCGCTGGCGTTGGCGCAAACGCTCGACCGTCACCGCTACGACGTGCATCTGGCATGCGCGCCCGGCTACGACATGTTTTTCAAGGGCCGCGACCTCACGCGGTGGCATCTGCACAGCATCTCCAGCGCGCGGTTTCTGGCCGCGCTGGCGGCGGGCAAGCCGGTGTACGACACGGGCACGCTGGAGCAATACGTGCTGGACGACATGCGCTTGCTGCAAGCGGTGCGGCCGGATGTGGTGGTGGGGGATTTCCGCCTGTCGCTGTCGGTCAGCGCGCGGTTGGCGGAGGTGCCGTATGTGGGGTTGATCAATGCCTACTGGAGCCCCTACGTCCAGCAACACTACCGGGTGCCTGCCATCCCGCTGGCGCGGGTGTTGCCGCTGCCGCTCGCCGACCGGCTGTTCAACCTGGTGCGGCCGTTTGCGTTTGCGCTGCACAGCCGGCCACTCAACCGCGTGCGACGCGCTTACCACATGCCATCGCTGGGGCGCGACCTGCGGCGCATCTACACCGACGCCGACCGCGTGCTGTACGCGGATATCCCCGAGATGTTCCCCGCGTTTGACCTGCCGCTGACGCATTCCTACCTGGGCCCGGTAACCTGGTCGCCGCCGACCGAACTGCCGCTGTGGTGGGAGAAGCTGCCCGGGGGGCGCGACATCGTCTACGTCACGCTGGGCAGTTCGGGGCAGGGCGGGTTGCTGCCGGTGGTGTTGCAGGCGCTGGCGCCGTTGCCGGTGACGGTGCTGGCCGCCACTGCCGGCAAAGTCGATCCGGGCCGCGTGCCGGACAATGCACGCGTGGCCGACTACCTGCCGGGCGAGCAGGCGGCGCGGCGCTCGCGGCTGGTGATCTGCAACGGCGGCAGCCCGACCAGTCAGCAAGCGTTGGCGGCCGGCGTGCCGGTGCTGGGCATCGCTGGCAATCTCGACCAATACCTGAACATGGATGGGGTGTTGCGCGCGGGTGCCGGCGCCTTGCTGCGCTCGGATCGGCTGGTCGAGAAGCAGCTGCGCACGACGGCCTTGCGCCTGCTGGAGCAGCCCGAGCCGCGCGCGGCGGCTGCGCTGGTGGCGCAGCAGTTGCAGCGCTATGATGCCGGCGCGCGGCTGGCAGGGCTGCTGGCGCAATTGCAGGGCTAA
- a CDS encoding nitroreductase family protein: protein MKQMEQQPVQQLDSTLEQILELARWAPSGDNTQPWRFEILDARRLVVYGHDTRDHCVYDLDGHPSQISIGALLETMAIAASTFGLEMRSSRHAGTPDAHPTLSVEFVPAPGIEPDPLAAAILPRSVQRRALSRRPLTGAEKSALSLTLPPGYRVHWLEGSRRLAAARLMFRNAKLRLTMPEAHRVHTAIIEWDARYSEDRIPDQALGADAMTTKLMRWVMHDWKRVHFFNTWLAGTLAPRLQMDLIPALACAAHFVLVAERRPQRIDDYIAAGRAMQRFWLTATAQGLQLQPELTPLIFARYVREGRAFSAAPGMRERAAALSRQGAALVGDQDWDAAVFMGRIGAGAAAQSRSLRRPLRDLLVAGGGR, encoded by the coding sequence ATGAAGCAGATGGAACAGCAGCCGGTACAGCAACTCGATTCGACGCTGGAGCAAATCCTCGAACTGGCGCGCTGGGCGCCCAGCGGCGACAACACGCAGCCCTGGCGCTTCGAAATCCTCGACGCCCGCCGGCTGGTGGTGTACGGCCACGACACGCGCGACCATTGCGTCTACGATCTCGACGGCCATCCGAGCCAGATCTCCATCGGCGCGCTGTTGGAAACCATGGCCATCGCCGCCAGCACCTTCGGGCTGGAGATGCGCAGCTCGCGCCACGCCGGCACGCCCGATGCGCACCCCACCCTCAGCGTCGAGTTCGTTCCCGCGCCCGGCATCGAACCCGATCCACTGGCCGCCGCCATCCTGCCGCGCAGCGTGCAGCGCCGCGCGCTGAGCCGGCGGCCGTTGACCGGCGCCGAAAAGTCCGCGCTAAGCCTGACGCTGCCGCCCGGCTACCGCGTACACTGGCTGGAAGGCAGCCGGCGCCTGGCCGCCGCGCGCCTGATGTTCCGCAACGCCAAGCTGCGCCTGACCATGCCGGAAGCGCACCGCGTGCACACCGCCATCATCGAATGGGACGCCCGCTACAGCGAAGACCGCATCCCCGACCAGGCGCTGGGCGCCGACGCCATGACCACCAAACTGATGCGCTGGGTCATGCACGACTGGAAGCGCGTGCATTTCTTCAACACCTGGCTGGCCGGCACGCTGGCGCCGCGCCTGCAGATGGACCTGATTCCCGCCCTGGCCTGCGCCGCGCACTTCGTGCTGGTGGCCGAGCGCCGGCCGCAGCGCATCGACGACTACATCGCCGCCGGCCGCGCCATGCAGCGCTTCTGGCTGACGGCCACCGCGCAAGGCCTCCAGCTGCAGCCCGAGCTGACGCCGCTGATCTTCGCGCGCTACGTGCGCGAAGGCCGCGCCTTCTCCGCCGCGCCCGGCATGCGGGAGCGGGCGGCGGCGCTGTCGCGCCAGGGTGCGGCGCTGGTGGGCGACCAGGACTGGGACGCCGCCGTGTTCATGGGCCGCATCGGCGCCGGCGCGGCGGCACAGTCACGCTCGTTGCGGCGGCCGCTGCGCGACTTGCTGGTGGCCGGCGGGGGCCGCTGA
- a CDS encoding response regulator: MFNVERSGLSQKLTMMSVLSTGSALLLVFATFATTSVLSHNDDARQQLSSLAGVIGNNSRTALLYADRKQAAQTLATLAVEQDILQAALYSSDGTLLAHYLAPGLPPEQAGPAALAPPATTSSPDAAEVRTERSGKPWAPAMRIHRVLRHGDATTGVVMVELSQTRMWLDSLKNLGAAMVAAALSFMMALLTAARFKGSIAEPVGQLIAAAQQVSRGQATQRIVHQRNDELGALIDSFNDMLAQVEGRDAALAQYRDQLERQVSVRTEQLEKAKNAAEAASQAKSAFLATMSHEIRTPMNGVLGMTELLLATRLSEQQRHYTSMVKRSGEHLLVIINDILDFSKIEAGKLTVEYIHFSFRDLLDDIDNVFSPQAQAKGLQLELDMAHNIPLSICGDPNRLRQVLFNLLGNAIKFTDAGRITVRVAVAQENAQSVQLRFEVHDTGIGVSSESRARIFDSFSQADGSTTRKHGGTGLGLAISKQLVELMGGVIGVDHAPTQGSVFWFAVNFDKRRVDSDDPSTATQGIRALIVDENPASSATLARQLAAWRIVCVHAAATDALPALQQAAAHGHAYDVVLLDMELPRTSGLSLAAAIRSELPSSRLLLLSTARNAADRVQQREAGVAFQLIKPQRDCDLYDAIVAPVRGRDARAAAVAAVAAAAPPVATLSNSPVAEARPRKRRKVLLAEDNPVNVEVASAMLEGLGLDVSRACNGEEALHSVMADDFDLILMDCQMPVMDGFAATTEIRRHEQQRGRARSMPIIAITANALQGDRESCLAAGMDDYLSKPFTQQALGQTLSRWINLPRMAAQPAEAAQPDDDGINRQALDNIRALSPSNGDALLERVLQAFLRDTPAHLNIIRQAIAIDDAGQLRKAAHSLKSSSANVGAGTLSQRSKELEQLGRNDTTAGAAALLAEMERSFQAARQALGALLEKET; the protein is encoded by the coding sequence ATGTTCAACGTTGAACGCTCAGGTCTCAGTCAGAAACTGACGATGATGTCCGTGTTGTCGACCGGCAGCGCCTTGCTGCTCGTGTTCGCAACGTTTGCTACCACCTCGGTGCTCAGTCACAACGACGATGCGCGCCAGCAGCTATCCTCCCTGGCGGGTGTGATCGGCAACAACAGCAGGACCGCCCTGCTCTACGCTGACCGCAAGCAGGCCGCCCAGACGCTGGCCACACTCGCGGTCGAACAGGACATCCTGCAGGCAGCCTTGTACAGCAGCGACGGCACGCTGCTGGCGCATTACCTGGCGCCGGGCCTGCCGCCGGAACAGGCCGGACCGGCTGCGCTGGCGCCCCCCGCAACCACTTCCTCTCCCGACGCGGCCGAGGTCCGCACCGAGCGCAGCGGCAAGCCCTGGGCGCCGGCCATGCGCATCCACCGCGTGCTGCGCCACGGCGACGCCACCACCGGCGTGGTGATGGTGGAGCTGTCGCAAACGCGCATGTGGCTCGATAGCCTGAAGAACCTGGGCGCCGCCATGGTGGCGGCCGCGCTGTCGTTCATGATGGCGCTGCTGACGGCGGCGCGCTTCAAGGGCAGCATCGCCGAACCGGTGGGCCAGCTGATCGCGGCGGCACAGCAGGTCAGCCGTGGCCAGGCCACGCAGCGCATCGTCCACCAGCGCAACGACGAACTGGGCGCGCTGATCGACAGCTTCAACGACATGCTGGCGCAAGTGGAAGGCCGCGACGCCGCGCTGGCCCAGTACCGCGACCAGCTCGAACGCCAGGTCAGCGTGCGCACCGAGCAGCTGGAGAAGGCCAAGAACGCCGCCGAGGCCGCCAGCCAGGCGAAAAGCGCCTTCCTCGCCACCATGAGCCACGAAATCCGCACGCCCATGAACGGCGTGCTCGGCATGACGGAACTGCTGCTGGCCACGCGCCTGAGCGAACAGCAACGCCACTACACCAGCATGGTCAAGCGTTCCGGCGAGCACCTGCTGGTGATCATCAACGACATCCTGGATTTCTCCAAGATCGAGGCCGGCAAGCTGACGGTGGAATACATTCACTTCAGCTTCCGCGACCTGCTCGACGATATCGACAACGTATTTTCGCCGCAGGCGCAGGCCAAGGGCCTGCAGCTGGAACTCGACATGGCCCACAACATTCCGCTCAGCATCTGCGGCGATCCGAACCGCCTGCGGCAGGTGCTGTTCAACTTGCTCGGCAACGCCATCAAGTTCACCGACGCCGGCCGCATCACGGTCAGGGTGGCGGTGGCGCAGGAGAATGCGCAATCGGTGCAGCTGCGCTTCGAGGTGCATGACACCGGCATCGGCGTCTCGTCCGAATCGCGCGCACGCATCTTCGATTCCTTCTCGCAGGCGGACGGCTCCACCACCCGCAAACACGGCGGCACCGGACTGGGATTGGCGATCTCAAAACAACTGGTCGAGCTGATGGGAGGCGTTATCGGCGTCGATCATGCGCCAACTCAAGGTTCGGTGTTTTGGTTTGCCGTAAATTTCGATAAGCGTCGCGTTGACAGCGACGATCCATCCACCGCCACGCAGGGAATCCGCGCTTTGATTGTCGATGAAAATCCCGCCAGCAGCGCCACACTGGCGCGGCAACTGGCGGCCTGGCGCATTGTCTGCGTCCACGCCGCCGCTACCGACGCCCTGCCTGCGCTGCAGCAGGCGGCGGCCCACGGCCACGCCTACGACGTGGTCCTGCTCGACATGGAACTGCCCCGCACCAGCGGCCTGTCGCTGGCCGCCGCCATCCGCAGCGAACTGCCATCCAGCCGCCTGCTACTGCTCAGCACCGCGCGCAACGCCGCCGACCGCGTGCAGCAGCGCGAGGCCGGCGTGGCGTTCCAGCTCATCAAGCCGCAGCGCGACTGCGACCTGTACGACGCCATCGTCGCGCCGGTGCGCGGCCGCGATGCGCGCGCGGCCGCCGTGGCCGCCGTGGCTGCGGCCGCGCCGCCTGTCGCCACGCTGAGCAACAGCCCGGTCGCGGAAGCCCGGCCGCGGAAGCGCCGCAAGGTGCTGCTGGCGGAAGACAATCCGGTCAACGTCGAGGTGGCCAGCGCCATGCTCGAAGGCCTGGGCCTGGACGTCAGCCGCGCCTGCAACGGCGAGGAAGCGCTGCACTCGGTGATGGCCGACGACTTCGACCTGATCCTGATGGACTGCCAGATGCCGGTGATGGACGGCTTTGCCGCCACCACCGAGATCCGCCGCCACGAGCAGCAGCGCGGCCGCGCACGCAGCATGCCCATCATCGCCATCACCGCCAATGCGCTGCAGGGCGACCGCGAATCGTGCCTGGCGGCCGGCATGGACGATTACCTGAGCAAGCCCTTCACCCAGCAGGCGCTGGGCCAGACCCTGTCGCGCTGGATCAACCTGCCGCGCATGGCGGCGCAGCCGGCCGAGGCCGCGCAGCCCGATGACGACGGCATCAACCGCCAGGCGCTGGACAACATCCGCGCGCTCAGCCCAAGCAACGGCGACGCGCTGCTGGAGCGTGTGCTGCAAGCCTTCCTGCGCGACACGCCGGCGCACCTGAACATCATCCGCCAGGCCATCGCCATCGACGATGCCGGGCAGCTGCGCAAAGCCGCCCACAGTCTCAAATCGAGCAGCGCCAACGTCGGCGCCGGCACGCTGTCCCAACGCAGCAAGGAACTGGAACAACTAGGACGCAATGACACCACCGCCGGCGCCGCAGCTTTGCTGGCTGAGATGGAACGATCTTTCCAGGCCGCGCGGCAGGCGTTGGGAGCACTCCTGGAAAAGGAAACCTGA
- a CDS encoding EAL domain-containing protein has product MTTSPKRGLVLVADDDPTMRLLMLEMLAQVGLDAIEADDGLKALACFQSVTPDLVLLDVDMPGMDGFSVCRAIRALEAQVAVPIIMVTGGDELESVTRAYEAGATDFVSKPINWPILGHRVLYVLRASDAISRLRIADAQHRAVLAAIPDTFFRMNKDGYYLDYEQGHEASSVFSSELCVGRHLSQVLPPDIAGHMMEQVHSVLDTQHIRSLDYALPLPGPAPRARQGEHPALLPVRHFEARLVATGPDEVLGLVRDISERKRSEEQIRRLAYCDSLTGIPNRQAFLETLEAELVRSRKAHKKFAVLFMDLDAFKRINDTLGHDVGDHLLKAVSERLRETTRPGDLVSRTEAATNLARLGGDEFTILIPDLERVENALNVAHRVKEAMRRPFLLDAHEIFVTASIGISLYPEDGEDCNSLLKYADTAMYHAKNCGKNNAKLYSSSLTMQIMSHVKLEVGLRKALQNDELYLLYQPQIDVRSSRITGFEALVRWRHPERGVISPTEFIPLAEETGLIVPIGEWVLRTACQQATTWQLEGKPPVRVAVNLSAKQFKDENLAQIVLSALHDTGLPAELLELELTEGTLMDDARATMVTLEQLRGIGVYLSIDDFGTGYSSMNYLKRFDVRALKIDKSFISGLPLDSENAAITHAIIAMAHGLKMAVVAEGVETDAQLVLLEQYGCDMVQGYYLGHPSPPDTIHRMLSNQGALAMT; this is encoded by the coding sequence ATGACAACTTCCCCCAAGCGCGGCCTGGTACTGGTCGCAGACGACGATCCCACCATGCGCCTGCTGATGCTGGAAATGCTGGCGCAGGTCGGCCTGGACGCCATCGAAGCCGACGACGGCCTCAAGGCGCTGGCCTGCTTCCAGAGCGTGACGCCGGACCTGGTGCTGCTGGACGTCGACATGCCCGGCATGGACGGCTTCAGCGTCTGCCGCGCGATCCGCGCGCTGGAAGCGCAGGTGGCCGTGCCCATCATCATGGTTACCGGCGGCGACGAGCTGGAATCGGTGACCCGCGCCTACGAGGCCGGCGCCACCGATTTCGTCTCCAAGCCGATCAACTGGCCCATCCTCGGCCACCGCGTGCTGTACGTGCTGCGCGCCAGCGACGCCATCAGCCGCCTGCGCATCGCCGACGCCCAGCACCGCGCCGTGCTGGCGGCCATTCCGGACACCTTCTTCCGCATGAACAAGGACGGCTACTACCTCGACTATGAACAGGGCCACGAGGCCAGCAGCGTGTTCTCCAGCGAGCTGTGCGTGGGCCGCCACCTGAGCCAGGTGCTGCCGCCGGACATCGCGGGCCACATGATGGAACAGGTACACAGCGTGCTCGACACCCAGCACATCCGCTCGCTTGACTACGCACTGCCGCTGCCCGGCCCGGCGCCGCGCGCGCGCCAGGGAGAACATCCGGCGCTGCTGCCGGTGCGGCATTTCGAAGCGCGGCTGGTGGCCACCGGTCCCGACGAAGTGCTGGGCCTGGTGCGGGATATCAGCGAGCGCAAGCGCAGCGAGGAACAGATCCGCCGTCTCGCCTATTGCGACTCGCTGACCGGCATCCCGAACCGCCAGGCCTTCCTGGAAACGCTGGAGGCCGAGTTGGTGCGCTCGCGCAAGGCGCACAAGAAATTCGCGGTGCTATTCATGGACCTGGACGCCTTCAAGCGCATCAACGACACGCTGGGCCACGACGTCGGCGACCATCTGCTGAAAGCCGTCTCCGAGCGCCTGCGCGAAACCACGCGGCCGGGCGACCTGGTCTCGCGCACCGAAGCGGCCACCAATCTGGCGCGGCTGGGCGGCGACGAATTCACCATCCTGATTCCCGACCTGGAGCGTGTGGAAAATGCGCTGAACGTGGCGCACCGCGTGAAGGAAGCCATGCGCCGTCCCTTCCTGCTGGATGCGCATGAAATCTTCGTCACGGCCAGCATCGGCATCTCGCTGTATCCGGAAGACGGCGAGGACTGCAACTCGCTGCTGAAGTACGCCGACACCGCCATGTACCACGCCAAGAACTGCGGCAAGAACAACGCCAAGCTGTACAGCTCTTCGCTGACCATGCAGATCATGAGTCACGTCAAGCTCGAGGTGGGCCTGCGCAAGGCCTTGCAGAACGACGAACTGTATTTGCTGTACCAGCCGCAGATCGACGTGCGCAGTTCGCGCATCACGGGTTTTGAAGCGCTGGTGCGCTGGCGCCATCCCGAGCGCGGCGTGATCTCGCCGACCGAGTTCATCCCGCTGGCCGAGGAGACCGGCCTGATCGTGCCGATCGGCGAATGGGTGCTGCGCACCGCCTGCCAGCAGGCCACCACCTGGCAGCTGGAGGGCAAGCCGCCGGTGCGGGTGGCGGTGAATCTCTCGGCCAAGCAGTTCAAGGATGAGAACCTGGCGCAGATCGTGCTGTCGGCGCTGCACGACACCGGCCTGCCGGCCGAGCTGCTGGAACTGGAGTTGACCGAAGGCACGCTGATGGACGACGCGCGCGCCACCATGGTCACGCTGGAGCAGCTGCGCGGCATCGGCGTGTATTTATCGATCGACGACTTCGGCACCGGCTACTCGTCGATGAACTACCTCAAGCGCTTCGACGTGCGCGCGCTGAAGATCGACAAAAGCTTCATCAGCGGCCTGCCGCTCGATTCCGAAAACGCCGCCATCACCCACGCCATCATCGCCATGGCGCACGGACTGAAAATGGCGGTGGTGGCCGAAGGCGTCGAAACCGACGCCCAACTGGTCCTGCTGGAACAATACGGCTGCGACATGGTCCAGGGCTATTACCTCGGCCACCCGTCCCCACCCGACACCATCCACCGCATGCTCAGCAACCAAGGCGCGCTTGCCATGACATGA
- a CDS encoding ThiF family adenylyltransferase, which translates to MAYIYQQAYARNIGWVTAAEQATLRSKRVAIAGMGGVGGVHLLTLARLGIGAFHIADFDTFDIANFNRQVGATMSTLGQPKVEVLAAMARDINPELKLVRFPAGLTQDTLPSFFEGVDLYVDGLDFFAFDARQMAFAACARLGIPAVTAAPLGMGTAVLNFLPGQMTFEEYFGWGDRPDMEKALRFLVGLAPAGLHGAYLVEPSAIKLQEQRGPSTIMGCELCAGAAATEALKILLKRGDVRAAPWGYQFDAFRNKLVRTWRPGGNRNPLQRLAMMLARRRGPGDKT; encoded by the coding sequence ATGGCTTACATTTACCAACAGGCATATGCACGCAATATCGGCTGGGTGACGGCGGCCGAACAGGCCACGCTGCGCAGCAAGCGCGTGGCCATCGCCGGCATGGGCGGGGTCGGCGGCGTGCATTTACTGACGCTGGCGCGGCTCGGCATCGGCGCCTTCCATATCGCCGACTTCGACACCTTCGACATCGCCAACTTCAACCGCCAGGTGGGCGCCACCATGTCCACCCTGGGCCAGCCCAAGGTCGAGGTGCTGGCCGCCATGGCGCGCGACATCAATCCCGAGCTCAAGCTGGTGCGTTTTCCCGCCGGCCTCACCCAGGACACCCTGCCCAGCTTCTTCGAGGGTGTAGACTTGTATGTGGACGGCCTCGACTTTTTCGCCTTCGATGCGCGCCAGATGGCGTTCGCCGCCTGTGCCCGGCTCGGCATTCCGGCCGTGACGGCGGCGCCGCTGGGCATGGGTACGGCCGTGCTCAACTTCCTGCCGGGGCAGATGACGTTCGAAGAATACTTCGGCTGGGGCGACCGGCCGGACATGGAGAAGGCCCTGCGCTTTCTGGTCGGACTGGCCCCGGCCGGGCTGCACGGCGCTTACCTGGTCGAGCCGTCGGCCATCAAGCTGCAGGAGCAGCGCGGCCCGTCCACCATCATGGGCTGCGAACTGTGCGCGGGCGCGGCGGCTACCGAGGCGCTGAAGATACTGCTCAAGCGCGGCGATGTGCGGGCCGCGCCGTGGGGCTACCAGTTCGACGCCTTCCGTAACAAGCTGGTGCGCACATGGCGTCCCGGCGGCAACCGCAATCCCCTGCAGCGCCTGGCCATGATGCTGGCGCGGCGACGAGGTCCCGGAGACAAGACATGA
- a CDS encoding acyltransferase, with translation MRAIKPGQVAVFLGLLALILVLAIATTVLLFGSLPLGDFRGVALCALAVLLIYLYAFLVYRCFLLALPLHEGEVAEHSRHELAANVNLLFYLLLFNSLIRTHFIPVPIQRLIYLALGAELGANTYSAGALLDPPLTRIGSNTIIGHDAVIFAHVIEGSRLELKPVVIGNTVTIGAHAVVMAGVRIGDNAIVSTGAVVTKDTQIAAGEVWGGIPARRIKAAP, from the coding sequence ATGCGCGCCATCAAGCCCGGCCAGGTCGCGGTGTTTCTCGGCTTGCTGGCGCTGATCCTGGTGCTGGCCATCGCCACCACCGTGCTGCTATTCGGCAGCCTGCCGCTGGGCGACTTTCGCGGCGTGGCGCTGTGCGCGCTGGCCGTGCTGCTGATCTACCTGTACGCCTTCCTGGTGTACCGCTGCTTCCTGCTGGCGCTGCCGCTGCACGAAGGCGAGGTGGCGGAACACTCGCGCCACGAGCTGGCCGCCAACGTCAACCTCCTGTTCTACCTGCTGCTGTTCAATTCGCTGATCCGCACCCACTTTATTCCGGTGCCGATCCAGCGTTTGATTTACCTGGCGCTGGGCGCCGAACTGGGCGCCAACACCTACAGCGCCGGAGCCCTGCTCGACCCGCCGCTCACGCGCATCGGCAGCAATACCATCATCGGCCACGACGCCGTCATCTTTGCCCACGTGATCGAAGGTTCGCGCCTGGAACTGAAGCCCGTGGTCATCGGCAACACCGTCACCATCGGTGCCCATGCGGTGGTGATGGCTGGTGTGCGCATCGGCGACAACGCCATCGTCTCGACCGGCGCGGTGGTCACCAAGGATACGCAGATCGCCGCCGGCGAAGTGTGGGGCGGCATACCGGCACGCCGCATCAAGGCCGCACCGTGA
- a CDS encoding PEP-CTERM sorting domain-containing protein: MTTYQPALAGAMLAAVLAAPLSASAAPALGLDPTGTGVYTTYADLWTNVTDTGLATGFVPGRIVGPGASAPYLTELRSQMVVGTMSNSNIPAIVTPGGLNTTFEISKVVRFQELVTAQTATTVNFGLPAAQSLAMDVDPLRTGVQNLAIFIDNIGDGSRAIPGNGANTVRCYGEGVTSAGCGGAGGDGDGIMILSGHLVFNEASFSASGAVGTGSFDSRFMIDYVDPLYLNAVSGSIFVDKFTGTTNVPSFFTPTMMWDGTTPTTVPFLKVDSSQSFATIPEPATLALIGLGFAGLALGTRRKVQS, translated from the coding sequence ATGACAACCTATCAACCCGCGCTGGCCGGCGCCATGCTGGCAGCTGTGCTGGCAGCGCCACTGAGCGCCAGCGCCGCGCCGGCCTTGGGCCTGGATCCCACCGGCACCGGCGTCTACACCACCTACGCCGACCTGTGGACCAACGTCACCGATACCGGCCTTGCCACCGGCTTCGTTCCCGGTCGGATCGTCGGCCCTGGCGCCAGTGCGCCCTACCTGACCGAACTGCGTTCGCAGATGGTGGTTGGCACCATGTCCAACAGCAATATCCCAGCCATCGTCACGCCAGGTGGGCTGAACACCACGTTCGAGATCAGCAAAGTAGTGCGCTTCCAGGAGCTGGTAACCGCGCAAACTGCCACCACGGTCAACTTCGGCCTGCCGGCCGCGCAATCGCTGGCCATGGACGTCGATCCGCTGCGCACCGGCGTGCAGAACCTGGCCATCTTCATTGACAACATCGGCGACGGCAGCCGCGCCATTCCCGGCAACGGTGCCAACACCGTGCGCTGCTACGGCGAAGGCGTCACCTCTGCCGGTTGCGGCGGCGCTGGCGGCGATGGCGACGGCATCATGATCCTGTCCGGCCACCTGGTATTCAACGAAGCGAGCTTCAGCGCCTCGGGCGCGGTCGGCACCGGCTCCTTCGATTCGCGCTTCATGATCGACTATGTCGATCCGCTGTATCTGAACGCCGTCAGCGGCTCGATCTTCGTCGACAAATTCACCGGCACCACCAACGTGCCATCGTTCTTCACGCCAACCATGATGTGGGACGGTACCACGCCCACCACGGTGCCATTCCTGAAGGTGGACTCATCGCAGAGTTTCGCCACCATTCCGGAGCCTGCCACCTTGGCACTGATCGGTCTGGGCTTTGCGGGACTCGCGCTGGGCACGCGCCGTAAAGTTCAGTCCTGA